The proteins below are encoded in one region of Festucalex cinctus isolate MCC-2025b chromosome 2, RoL_Fcin_1.0, whole genome shotgun sequence:
- the LOC144015065 gene encoding tetraspanin-7-like has protein sequence MAPRRMETKPLILCVKILLLLYSFVFWVTGVVLLVVGLWWKFMLSPYTLLISSAPSNAPFALIGTGVAIVLFGLFGCFATCRGHPWMLKLYAAFLALIFLIELIAGISGFIFRHEIKGTFLTTYSDAVLRYDGRSDSSVAVDDVQRKLQCCGVHNYTSWFASDYFPTGGIPISCCVTFADCNEADLKNATLAAGKVHKEGCYELVTSFIKSNMGIIAGVTFGIAFSQLIGMSLACCLAHFINANQYEMV, from the exons ATGGCACCGAGGAGGATGGAAACCAAACCGCTCATCTTGTGTGTGAAGATCCTGCTACTCCTCTACTCCTTCGTCTTCTGG GTGACAGGTGTGGTCCTTCTGGTAGTGGGTTTGTGGTGGAAGTTCATGTTGAGTCCCTACACGCTGTTGATCTCCAGCGCACCGTCCAACGCTCCCTTCGCCCTCATCGGCACCGGCGTCGCCATCGTGCTGTTCGGCCTGTTCGGCTGCTTCGCCACATGCAGGGGCCACCCTTGGATGCTCAAACTG TATGCCGCCTTTCTGGCTTTGATCTTCCTGATCGAGCTCATCGCTGGAATCTCAGGCTTCATCTTTCGCCACGAG ATCAAAGGCACCTTCCTCACTACGTACAGCGATGCTGTGCTGAGATACGACGGACGAAGCGACAGCAGTGTGGCTGTGGACGATGTCCAACGCAAA TTGCAATGTTGCGGTGTTCATAACTATACCAGCTGGTTCGCCAGCGACTACTTCCCAACCGGGGGAATCCCAATCAGCTGCTGTGTTACTTTCGCTGACTGCAACGAGGCAGACTTGAAGAATGCCACTCTGGCAGCTGGCAAAGTCCACAAGGAG ggtTGTTACGAGCTGGTGACGTCTTTCATCAAGAGCAACATGGGAATCATCGCTGGGGTCACCTTCGGGATCGCCTTCTCCCAG CTCATCGGCATGTCGTTGGCCTGCTGCCTGGCTCACTTCATCAACGCTAACCAGTACGAGATGGTCTGA